GGCGATGGGAATGAGCATGCTTTCGCCGGCGGTGATTTCGCTGCCATTCAAGATCCTGCTCTTTGTCCTGGTGGACGGGTGGTACATGATCGTTCGCGGGCTGGTGCTGAGTTATCTATGACCACGGAAGCGATCCTTCGAATCCTGCGCGAGGGCGTTGTGCTGATGCTGATACTATCGGCGGCGCCGGTGCTGATCTCGGCTTTGTTCGGGCTGGTGGTGGCCATCCTCCAGGCCACGACACAGATTCAGGATCAGAGCCTGGTGTTCGTGCCGAAGATCCTGGCCGTATCGGCGACGCTGGCGATACTGGGTCCGTGGATGCTGCAGCAACTGGTTCGCTTCACGGCGGCGCTGCTCGAAGGCATTGCGTTGATCCGGTGACGGCGGCATGGATCTGGTAGCAACGGCACAGAGCATCCTGGCGGGCGTGGGCATCCGCGCCAACCTCAACGAGTTTCTTGTTCTGTATTCGCTATGCCTGGCGCGGCTGGCGGGCGTGGTGACGCTGGCGCCCTTTTTCGGCGGACCGAGCGCGCCGGGACAGGTGAAGCTGGGGCTGGCCGCCATCCTGGCGGCGGTGCTGTATCCGACGATTACTCCGGCAAACGGGCTGCCGGGACCGATGAGTCCACTGCTCTTCGTGGCGCTTTTGGTGAAGGAAGGGCTGCTTGGAGCCGTGATCGGGCTGCTCTCGCAGATTCTGTTCTACGCCGTGCAGCTGGCGGGAACGCTGGTCGACAGTGGGCGGGGCGCCAACCAGATGAACTTCCTCGCGCCGCAGCTGGCGGGGCCCACCTCGTCACTCGGGCAACTCCAGTTTCAGGCCGCGCTTGTGTTGTTCCTCACACTCGATGGTCACCTGTTGTTTCTACGCGGTGTGCACGCGAGTTTCTCCGCAGTGCCCGTACTTGCCCTGCCCCGGGCGCAGGCGGGGATGGTTCCCGTGATGGAGGAGGTGGTGCGCCTAAGCGGCGATGCGATCGCGATGGCGCTGATGCTCTCGGCGCCCGTACTCATCGCGCTGTTTCTGATCGACGCGAGTTTCGGGGTGTTGGGGCGAACGGTCTCGCAGATTCAACTCCACAGCGAGAGCCAGCCAATCAAGGCGATGGCCGGGCTGGCGGTGCTGCTACTGGTGTCCGGCTTGATGTTCGACCGTTTTCAGGAATTCATGGCGGCGACGCTCGCGCGAGTGCTGGCGCTCGTCCGTGCGCTAGGGTGACAAGGTGAGCACGCTGCTTTCGGGACGGTACGAACTGCGCGACGAAATCGGCCGTGGCGGACTCGGCGTGGTGTACGCGGGATGGGATCGAGTGATCGGGCGGGAGGTGGCGGTAAAGGTGATCCCGCTTGGATTTCGCGACGATCCGGGTCGCGAAAACCGGCGCCAATGGGTCCTGCGAGAGGCTCAGGCGGCCGGCGGGCTGTCGCATCCGAACATCGTGACTGTCCACGATGCGGGCGAGGAGGGTGAGGACGCCTACATTGTGATGGAACTGGTGCGGGGGCGAAGCGCGGCGGCGGAAATCGAGGCGCAGAAGCGGCTCCAGCCGCGCATGGCGGCCCGCATCGCGCGCGAGTGCGCGGCGGCACTCGACTACGCGCATGCGAAGGGTGTCTTCCATCGCGACATCAAGCCGGCGAATATTCTGCTGCAGCCGGACGGATCGGCGAAGCTGGTGGATTTCGGCTTGGCGCGGATGACCGAGGCGACGAAGCTGACACAGACGGGCGTGTTGATCGGGACGCCGCAGTACATGTCGCCGGAACAGTTGCAGGGGTTGAAGGTGGAGGGGCCATCGGACCAGTTTTCGCTGGCCGTCTCTGTCTACGAGATGCTCACCGGTGCTGTGCCGTTTGAGGGCGAGGGACTCGTTTTTCAGATTCTCAACGCGCAACCGCCGCCGGTGACCCGCACAATAGTGACGCTGCCGAAGTCCGTGGATGGAGCGATTGCCAAGGCGATGGCGAAGGAGCCTCGCGGACGATACGGCTCGTGTGGCGACTTTGCGGAGAGCCTGGAGCACGCGGTCGGCGCGGGGCAGGGCCCCTCTCGAAGCCGCGGTTGGATCCCGTTGAGTGTAGCCGGCGCGGCGGTGGCCGCGGGCCTGGGCGCGTGGATCATTTTCACACCAAGACCAGCGACCCAGCGCGAAACGCCGGCCATCGCCCCCACGAAGGCGTTCGTACCCGAGCCGCCGAAGACCGAGGAGGTGAACCAGACTCCGGTGCAGCGGCCCGAGCCCGTGAAACGCACGACGATGGCCGCGCCCCCACGCGAAACTCCCGCTCCCGCGCAACCGCAGCCAGCGGTGGAGCGGAAGGCGCCGCCCGCAGCAGGGTCCGGAACAATCATTTGGAGTGGGACGCTTGCGCCCGGAGAAGAAGTGGCGGTGGATGGAACCCGGTGTTCCGCCGGGATGGTGACACGCGCGCTTCCCGGTGAGCCGGTGGAGGTTCGCGTGACTCCGGCGACCGTTCAGTTGACCGAGGCGCCGTCGGCGGCGGGGCAGTGGCGCCAGTGGCGAGTGAAGAACACGGGTACGCGCGAACTGGACGGCTTCATTATCACCTACACGCCGGCGGGCCGACCGTAGCTATTCAGCCGCGATCTTGTGGCCAGCGGCCAGATGACGATGTACCGTTGAATCGGACACCGGCGCGAAGTCGGCGTACCAGCTTCCGATCGCGATGAAGGGCGCCGGTTCGAGGAGGCAGGTGACTTCTTCGACGCGCTGGCGAAGGCGCGACAGCGTATCCGGCGCGGAAACCGGTACAGCCAGTACGATTCGCTCCGCCCCGCGCTCGCGGAGCGCTTCGATGGCGACCTCCATGGTTGAACCCGTTGCGATGCCGTCGTCGGTGAGGATGGCGGTGGATGGGCAATCCAGGAACTCGCGCCCGCCGCGATAGGCAGTCTGCCGCCGCTCGAGTTCCCTCTGCTCCATTTCACGCACCTCGGCGACTTCGGCGGGTGAGATGCCGAGCCGGCGGATGAGTTCGCGATCAAGCACCTCGAAGCCGCCTTCGGCAATCGCACCCATGGCAAGCTCGGGCTGCCAGGGCACCCCCAGTTTTCGAACGATCAGCGTTTCGAGAGGCAAGTCGAGCGCCCGGGCGATCTCGGCTCCAACAACAACTCCGCCCCGCGGCAAGGCGATCACCGCGCAGTCTGGTGCCGCCCGGTATGGCATGAGGCCGGCGGCAAGCATCTCGCCAGCGTGTTTGCGATCGTGAAAGCGGGTGACCATGGCCAATTCCGATTGTCGTAGAGCAAGAGACGGGCCGTTAGCGGAAGCGGCGGCGCAATTCGGCCACTTGCTCCGCGGTGAGCGTCTGCCCGCGATCCCCCAAGAGAAAGTAGAGCTTCGACTGTTCCTCGAGTTCCTCGGCAAGCGCGACGGCTTCGGCCAGGGTGGCGCCGGCGGTAATGGGGCCGTGGTTGCGGAGAAGGATGGCGGGTGTATCCGCGGCGGCGGTTTCGACGGCGGGAGCCAGCGCGGCGTCGCCGGGCGGGAAGTAGTCGACAACGGCGAGCCGCGGGATGCGCATGGCGAAATAGGGGGTGAAGATGGGGAGCGCGTCGGCGCTGTCGAGGTCGCGGAGCGAGGCTACCGCGGTCGCGTAGGTGGAGTGCAGATGGACCACGGCGCACGCGGAGGGGCGGGCACGATAGACCGCCAAGTGGAAATGGGCCTCCTTACTAGGCTTGGCGGCGCCGTCCACGGCGCCGGATAGATCGAGGGCGGCCATCTCGGGAGGTCCAACGGTGCCGAACGACGAGTTGGTGGGCGTGATCCAGACGCGATCGCCGTCGCGGACGCTCATGTTGCCGGAGGTTCCATAAGCGTAGCCGCGGACGAAGAGGGATCGCGCCGCGGCGACGATCTGTTCAGGAATGTCCATGCGGAAATGTTAGCTCAGGGGTGGGAGTGCGCCGGGCAGCACGACCCCGAGCCGGCCCGCCAGCGCGGCGAGTTCCGTCCACAGCGGCGCGGAGATCGGGATACCATGTTTGCGCCGGTCGGCCTCCGTGCGCCACTCCGGATCGCCGGCGACCAGCACATCTTCGCAGCCGGGCGCCGCCGGCCCCTCTTTCACCATGGCGATCAGTTCGCCGAGCCGCGCGCGGAAGAAATCAAGAGGAACGAACCGAACGATATCGATGGCGAGGAAGAACTGGCTGACGCGGAACGGACGCTCCCCAACGCGCAGACCGCCGAGTTCGGTACCAATGGCTCCGCCCGAGAGCACGCCGCACAGAATCTCAACCATCATCGCGAGGCCCGAACCCTTGTACCCGCCGAGCGGCATCAACATGCCGCCTTTGAGAGCGGCATCCGTCGATGTTGTAGGCGCGCCGGAGGCGTCCATCGCCCACCCCGCCGGGATGTTCGGCTTCTTTTCAAAAGCGGCCCGGTATATCTTCCCCATGGCGACGGTAGTGGTTGCCATGTCGAGCAGCCAATTCGCCGCCGGATCCCCTGGAACCGAGACGCAAATCGGGTTCGTACCCCACACCGGCTTGCGGCTCTGCCACGGTGCGACGATCGACGACGCATTGCAGAGCACGATGCCGATCATGCCGTGGCGGGAGATGCGCTCCGCCCAGAACGCGGCGGCTCCGAAATGGTTCGAATCGTGGGCCACCACCAGACCCAAGCCGTGCTCTTGCGCCAGCCGCACCGCATGGGACGTGGCGCGGTCCGAAACGATTTGACCGAGCGCGTTGCAGCCGTCGTAGACCAGCGTAGCTCCGGATTCGCTCGCCACTTTCCCCTCACCGGCGGCGTCAACGCGTCGGTCCAGGCACTGGGCCAAGTAGAACGGCAGAAGCTGAAACGCGTGGGAATCCACACCGCGGAGTCCAGCCGCGACGATCGACTCCGCCATGAGCGCGGCGGTGGCGGAAGACGCACCGGCGGATGTGAACAACGACGCGGTAAACGTCAGGAGCGCGTCGTGAGAATAGCGCGCGAATTCGGCCATGCGCTACTCGAGGTACTTCTTGAGGTCCGGCTTGATCAGCTCGATGATCTCCGGTTTCTCGACGTTTTCCTTGGTTACGAGGATGCCCTGGAGATCCTGGCGCTTGGGCGGTGTCTTGCCGGCGAGTTTGTCGGCAATGGTGCGCACGGCCTCGTATCCGATCTTGAATGGATCCTGAATCACCATGGCGGTGAGTGTACCGTCGCGGAGAGCGTCTAGCATGGCGTCGTTCGAATCGAAGCCGACGAGCTTGACTTTGCCGCTGAGCCCACGGCTCTTCAGGGCGAGGATAGCGCCGGTGGTGGAGGGTTCGGTGGAGGCGAAGAAGGCGTCGAGGTCGGGGTGGGCGGTAAGGATGTTCTCGGCCGCGGCCATGGCCTTGGACCGGTCCGACATGCCGTAGAGTTTCTGCACCACCTGGATACCGGGGAAATCCTTCGCCATCACTTCGTCGAAGCCCTGTTCGCGATCCATGGTGGAGACTGATCCGGGGACGTGCATCACGACGGCGGCTTTACCCTTGCCGCCGAGAATAGCGCCAAGGGCGCGGCCGGCGATGCGGCCGGCTTCGACGTTGTCGGTGGCGACATAGCTCATGTAGTTATCCGAGTCGAGCCCGGAGTCGAAGACGGTAACCGGGATGCCGGCGGCCATGGCGCGGTCGACGGGCGCGACGAGCGCCTTGCGGTCGGCGGCTGCGAGTACGATGCCGTCCATGCGCCGGGCGATCATGGAATCAACGATCTGGATCTGCCGGGTGAAGTCGGTCTCCTGCGTGGGTCCGTTCCAGACGATGTCGAGGCCGAACTCCTGGCCGGCCGCCACCGCCCCCGCTTGCACGGTAAGCCAAAAAACGTGCGACGTGGCCTTGGGGATGACGGCGACCTGTTTGTTTCGTGCGCCGCCGCATGCAGCGAGGGCGATCGCAATGAGGGCAAGCGCGGCATTGCTACTGCGCACACCAGCCGCCGTCGATGATGATGTCCGTTCCCGTAATGAATCCGGCGTTGTCGGAGCAGAGGAAGCGTACTAGTTCGCCCACTTCTTCCACCTTGCCCCATCGCCCCACGG
This DNA window, taken from Bryobacteraceae bacterium, encodes the following:
- a CDS encoding flagellar biosynthetic protein FliR; its protein translation is MDLVATAQSILAGVGIRANLNEFLVLYSLCLARLAGVVTLAPFFGGPSAPGQVKLGLAAILAAVLYPTITPANGLPGPMSPLLFVALLVKEGLLGAVIGLLSQILFYAVQLAGTLVDSGRGANQMNFLAPQLAGPTSSLGQLQFQAALVLFLTLDGHLLFLRGVHASFSAVPVLALPRAQAGMVPVMEEVVRLSGDAIAMALMLSAPVLIALFLIDASFGVLGRTVSQIQLHSESQPIKAMAGLAVLLLVSGLMFDRFQEFMAATLARVLALVRALG
- a CDS encoding class II aldolase/adducin family protein, producing MDIPEQIVAAARSLFVRGYAYGTSGNMSVRDGDRVWITPTNSSFGTVGPPEMAALDLSGAVDGAAKPSKEAHFHLAVYRARPSACAVVHLHSTYATAVASLRDLDSADALPIFTPYFAMRIPRLAVVDYFPPGDAALAPAVETAAADTPAILLRNHGPITAGATLAEAVALAEELEEQSKLYFLLGDRGQTLTAEQVAELRRRFR
- a CDS encoding Ldh family oxidoreductase encodes the protein MAEFARYSHDALLTFTASLFTSAGASSATAALMAESIVAAGLRGVDSHAFQLLPFYLAQCLDRRVDAAGEGKVASESGATLVYDGCNALGQIVSDRATSHAVRLAQEHGLGLVVAHDSNHFGAAAFWAERISRHGMIGIVLCNASSIVAPWQSRKPVWGTNPICVSVPGDPAANWLLDMATTTVAMGKIYRAAFEKKPNIPAGWAMDASGAPTTSTDAALKGGMLMPLGGYKGSGLAMMVEILCGVLSGGAIGTELGGLRVGERPFRVSQFFLAIDIVRFVPLDFFRARLGELIAMVKEGPAAPGCEDVLVAGDPEWRTEADRRKHGIPISAPLWTELAALAGRLGVVLPGALPPLS
- a CDS encoding substrate-binding domain-containing protein → MRSSNAALALIAIALAACGGARNKQVAVIPKATSHVFWLTVQAGAVAAGQEFGLDIVWNGPTQETDFTRQIQIVDSMIARRMDGIVLAAADRKALVAPVDRAMAAGIPVTVFDSGLDSDNYMSYVATDNVEAGRIAGRALGAILGGKGKAAVVMHVPGSVSTMDREQGFDEVMAKDFPGIQVVQKLYGMSDRSKAMAAAENILTAHPDLDAFFASTEPSTTGAILALKSRGLSGKVKLVGFDSNDAMLDALRDGTLTAMVIQDPFKIGYEAVRTIADKLAGKTPPKRQDLQGILVTKENVEKPEIIELIKPDLKKYLE
- a CDS encoding protein kinase: MSTLLSGRYELRDEIGRGGLGVVYAGWDRVIGREVAVKVIPLGFRDDPGRENRRQWVLREAQAAGGLSHPNIVTVHDAGEEGEDAYIVMELVRGRSAAAEIEAQKRLQPRMAARIARECAAALDYAHAKGVFHRDIKPANILLQPDGSAKLVDFGLARMTEATKLTQTGVLIGTPQYMSPEQLQGLKVEGPSDQFSLAVSVYEMLTGAVPFEGEGLVFQILNAQPPPVTRTIVTLPKSVDGAIAKAMAKEPRGRYGSCGDFAESLEHAVGAGQGPSRSRGWIPLSVAGAAVAAGLGAWIIFTPRPATQRETPAIAPTKAFVPEPPKTEEVNQTPVQRPEPVKRTTMAAPPRETPAPAQPQPAVERKAPPAAGSGTIIWSGTLAPGEEVAVDGTRCSAGMVTRALPGEPVEVRVTPATVQLTEAPSAAGQWRQWRVKNTGTRELDGFIITYTPAGRP
- a CDS encoding flagellar biosynthetic protein FliQ codes for the protein MTTEAILRILREGVVLMLILSAAPVLISALFGLVVAILQATTQIQDQSLVFVPKILAVSATLAILGPWMLQQLVRFTAALLEGIALIR
- a CDS encoding phosphoribosyltransferase family protein; the encoded protein is MVTRFHDRKHAGEMLAAGLMPYRAAPDCAVIALPRGGVVVGAEIARALDLPLETLIVRKLGVPWQPELAMGAIAEGGFEVLDRELIRRLGISPAEVAEVREMEQRELERRQTAYRGGREFLDCPSTAILTDDGIATGSTMEVAIEALRERGAERIVLAVPVSAPDTLSRLRQRVEEVTCLLEPAPFIAIGSWYADFAPVSDSTVHRHLAAGHKIAAE